The following proteins are co-located in the Bosea sp. AS-1 genome:
- a CDS encoding malonyl-CoA decarboxylase — protein MDMAFLGELLTNVADRGRALIGFERFLGKGARPIDRLCEDLLSGRGEASGMALAQAVLEAWQHLDKPGRLAFFNLLKERFGPNPEALDKAIERYREAPDAAAIAALHLASEPRRQELLRRLNLAPEGTHVLVQMREALFEAIEAEPELKAVDVDFRHLFGSWFNRGFLVLRRIDWRTPANVLEKIIRYEAVHEIQGWDDLRRRLEPADRRCFAFFHPQLVDEPLIFVEVALTTGIPRSIDELLEPEREVLPAQQASTAVFYSISNCQEGLRGISFGNFLIKQVAEDLKRELPGLDTFVTLSPVPGFARWLTAVSAEPGDFHLTNEERSELARPAGETISLDDVTRAARDKLLGQMMAQYLLRARAASGRVIDPVARFHLGNGARLERINVGGNLSARGLRESHGVMVNYRYDLDDIEINHEAFATRNTVVASSAVRKLLRPANP, from the coding sequence ATGGACATGGCGTTTCTCGGCGAACTCCTCACGAATGTCGCCGATCGCGGCCGCGCGCTGATCGGTTTCGAGCGCTTCCTTGGCAAGGGCGCCCGGCCGATCGACCGGCTCTGCGAGGATCTGCTCTCGGGGCGGGGCGAGGCTTCCGGCATGGCGCTGGCCCAGGCGGTGCTCGAAGCCTGGCAGCACCTCGACAAGCCGGGGCGGCTCGCCTTCTTCAATCTGCTGAAGGAGCGCTTCGGGCCGAACCCGGAGGCGCTCGACAAGGCGATCGAGCGCTACCGCGAGGCGCCGGATGCCGCTGCCATTGCGGCGCTGCACCTGGCCTCGGAGCCGCGCCGACAAGAATTGCTGCGTCGTCTCAACCTCGCCCCCGAGGGCACGCATGTGCTGGTCCAGATGCGCGAGGCCCTGTTCGAGGCGATCGAGGCCGAACCCGAGCTCAAGGCTGTCGATGTCGATTTCCGGCATCTCTTCGGTTCCTGGTTCAATCGCGGCTTCCTCGTGCTGCGCCGCATCGACTGGCGCACCCCGGCCAACGTGCTGGAGAAGATCATCCGCTACGAGGCGGTGCACGAGATCCAGGGCTGGGACGATCTGCGCCGCCGGCTCGAGCCGGCCGATCGGCGCTGCTTCGCCTTCTTCCATCCGCAACTCGTCGACGAGCCGCTGATCTTCGTCGAGGTGGCGCTGACCACCGGGATTCCACGCTCCATCGATGAGCTGCTGGAGCCCGAGCGCGAGGTTCTGCCGGCACAGCAGGCATCGACGGCGGTGTTCTATTCGATCTCGAACTGCCAGGAGGGGCTGCGCGGCATCTCCTTCGGCAATTTCCTGATCAAGCAAGTCGCGGAGGATCTGAAGCGCGAATTGCCGGGCCTCGATACCTTCGTCACGCTTTCACCGGTCCCGGGTTTTGCCCGTTGGCTCACCGCCGTCTCGGCTGAGCCGGGCGATTTCCACCTGACCAACGAGGAGCGCTCGGAACTCGCCCGCCCGGCCGGCGAGACGATTTCGCTTGATGATGTCACACGGGCGGCGCGCGATAAGCTGCTCGGTCAGATGATGGCGCAATACCTCCTCAGGGCGCGCGCTGCCTCGGGCCGCGTTATCGACCCGGTCGCGCGCTTCCATCTCGGCAACGGCGCGCGGCTGGAGCGCATCAATGTCGGCGGTAACCTCTCGGCCCGGGGCCTGCGTGAGTCGCATGGCGTGATGGTGAATTACCGCTACGATCTCGACGATATCGAGATCAACCATGAGGCCTTCGCCACGCGCAATACGGTGGTGGCCTCCTCGGCGGTGCGCAAGCTGCTGCGCCCGGCCAATCCCTGA
- the otnK gene encoding 3-oxo-tetronate kinase, whose protein sequence is MLLGVIADDMTGATDVALMLNRAGMRTVQVIGVPAQGVALPEADAVVVALKSRTNPVAEAVADSLAACEALLAAGARQILFKYCSTFDSTAEGNIGPVANALMQRLGAKLAIVCPAFPANGRSIYQGYLFVGAVPLHESSMKDHPLTPMRDSNLMRLMAAQARTDVGLVDYATVLAGPSAVKARLAKLEVDGVRYAVTDALTNEDLMTLGHAVSEHVLLTGGSGIAMGLPQNFRRAGLLPERPGPQDIKAPSGRAGIISGSCSTATRGQIKAALEAGYPALKVDPFALVEGRQDAAGLAAWALAQPADKPFLLYSSDDPAEVAAVQDKLGREKAGSIVEHAFAEVARRLSEGGVTRLLVAGGETSGATVLGLGVRTLEIGPEIDPGVPWTRVVDGPDMVVALKSGNFGAPDFFLKAWNLLR, encoded by the coding sequence GTGCTTCTGGGTGTGATCGCCGACGACATGACCGGCGCGACGGATGTGGCACTGATGCTGAACCGGGCCGGGATGCGCACGGTGCAGGTTATTGGTGTGCCGGCTCAGGGCGTGGCCCTGCCGGAAGCCGATGCCGTGGTCGTCGCACTGAAATCGCGGACGAATCCGGTGGCCGAGGCGGTCGCCGATTCGCTCGCCGCTTGCGAGGCGCTGCTGGCGGCCGGCGCGCGCCAGATCCTGTTCAAATACTGCTCGACCTTCGATTCCACCGCCGAAGGCAATATCGGTCCCGTCGCGAATGCGCTGATGCAGCGGCTCGGCGCGAAGCTAGCCATCGTCTGCCCGGCTTTCCCGGCGAATGGCCGTTCGATCTATCAGGGCTATCTCTTCGTCGGCGCGGTGCCGCTGCACGAAAGCTCGATGAAAGATCACCCGCTGACGCCGATGCGGGATTCGAACCTGATGCGGCTGATGGCGGCACAGGCGAGGACGGATGTCGGCCTCGTCGACTATGCCACCGTGCTTGCCGGCCCCAGCGCGGTGAAGGCCCGCCTTGCCAAACTCGAGGTCGACGGCGTCCGCTACGCGGTGACCGACGCCCTGACCAACGAAGATCTGATGACGCTCGGCCATGCGGTGTCCGAACATGTCCTGCTGACCGGCGGGTCGGGCATCGCGATGGGGCTGCCGCAGAATTTCCGCCGCGCCGGCTTGCTGCCGGAGCGCCCGGGGCCGCAGGACATCAAGGCCCCTTCTGGCCGCGCCGGCATCATCTCCGGCAGCTGCTCGACCGCGACGCGCGGGCAGATCAAGGCGGCGCTGGAGGCGGGGTATCCGGCGCTCAAAGTCGATCCCTTCGCCTTGGTCGAGGGGCGGCAGGATGCGGCAGGGCTCGCAGCCTGGGCGTTGGCGCAGCCGGCGGACAAGCCGTTCCTGCTCTATTCGAGCGACGATCCGGCCGAGGTCGCGGCAGTTCAGGACAAGCTCGGCCGCGAGAAGGCGGGCAGCATCGTCGAGCACGCCTTCGCCGAGGTGGCGCGGCGACTCTCGGAGGGCGGCGTCACGCGGCTGCTGGTCGCCGGCGGCGAGACGTCGGGCGCGACCGTGCTCGGCCTCGGCGTCCGCACGCTGGAAATCGGCCCCGAGATCGATCCCGGCGTGCCCTGGACGCGCGTCGTCGACGGTCCGGACATGGTCGTCGCCCTCAAATCCGGCAATTTCGGTGCGCCCGATTTCTTCCTGAAGGCCTGGAACCTGCTGCGCTGA
- a CDS encoding ABC transporter substrate-binding protein, with the protein MKLLNSLVAASALVLAAWPSLQPASAQAPSILRIGLQEDPDMLDPHKARTFVGRIVFMGLCDRLLDITPDLKLVPRLATSWEFSADGLTLTMKLRSDAKFHDGEAFNAAAAKANLERAMTLPESLRKSELASVASVEAPDPATLVLKLKRPDATLLSQLTDRAGMMLAPKSLSGDVAAKPICSGPYKFVERVQNDRIVLEKFKEHWEAEKYSFDRIIYRAIPDTTVRLANLRAGELDMLERLAPTDVKSAKADTALKVMSIANLGYQGITINTSNGDAAKQPMGQDKRVRQALSLAIDRKVLSQVVFEGLYEPMNQPFNPGNFYLSSDFPVPERDVAKAKALLKEAGQPKVTAELFVTNNPVDTQLGQVIQAMAQEAGIDVQLRATEFASQLRDQQQGKFQMSRIGWSGRIDPDGNIHPFVTTGGGQNDGKYSNPEVDRLLNEARTIYDPAERKKRYDAAQKILQDELPIVYLYNQTVFFALRKNIEGFVINPDGMIRLAGLKRS; encoded by the coding sequence ATGAAGCTTCTGAACAGCCTGGTCGCCGCTTCCGCCCTCGTATTGGCCGCCTGGCCCAGCCTGCAACCGGCATCGGCGCAAGCGCCCTCGATATTGCGGATCGGGCTTCAGGAAGACCCGGACATGCTCGATCCGCACAAGGCGCGCACCTTCGTCGGGCGCATCGTCTTCATGGGCCTGTGCGACCGCCTGCTCGACATCACGCCGGACCTGAAGTTGGTGCCGCGCCTCGCGACATCGTGGGAATTCTCCGCCGACGGGCTGACGCTGACGATGAAGCTGCGCAGCGACGCCAAGTTCCACGATGGCGAAGCCTTCAACGCCGCCGCCGCGAAAGCCAATCTCGAACGGGCAATGACCCTGCCCGAATCGCTGCGCAAATCGGAACTAGCCTCGGTGGCCTCGGTCGAGGCGCCCGATCCCGCGACGCTGGTCCTCAAGCTCAAGCGGCCCGACGCGACGCTCCTCTCCCAGCTCACCGACCGCGCCGGCATGATGCTGGCGCCGAAGAGCCTCTCCGGCGATGTCGCGGCCAAGCCGATCTGCTCCGGCCCCTATAAATTCGTCGAGCGCGTCCAGAACGACCGCATCGTGCTGGAGAAATTCAAGGAGCACTGGGAGGCGGAGAAGTACAGTTTCGACCGCATCATCTATCGCGCGATCCCCGATACCACCGTCAGGCTCGCCAATCTGCGCGCCGGCGAACTCGACATGCTGGAGCGGCTGGCGCCGACCGACGTGAAATCCGCCAAGGCCGACACCGCGCTCAAGGTGATGAGCATCGCCAATCTCGGCTACCAGGGCATCACCATCAACACAAGCAACGGCGACGCCGCCAAGCAGCCGATGGGGCAGGACAAGCGCGTGCGCCAGGCGCTCTCGCTCGCCATCGACCGGAAAGTCCTGAGCCAGGTGGTGTTCGAAGGGCTCTATGAGCCGATGAACCAGCCCTTCAACCCGGGCAATTTCTATCTCAGCAGCGATTTTCCGGTGCCGGAGCGTGACGTCGCGAAGGCAAAGGCGCTCCTCAAGGAAGCAGGCCAGCCTAAGGTCACAGCCGAACTCTTCGTCACCAACAATCCGGTCGACACCCAGCTCGGCCAGGTGATCCAGGCGATGGCTCAGGAGGCCGGCATCGACGTCCAGCTGCGCGCGACCGAATTCGCCAGCCAGTTGCGCGACCAGCAGCAGGGCAAGTTCCAGATGAGCCGGATCGGCTGGTCCGGGCGGATCGACCCCGACGGCAACATCCACCCCTTCGTGACGACGGGCGGCGGCCAGAACGACGGCAAATATTCCAACCCGGAGGTCGATCGCCTGCTCAACGAGGCCCGCACGATCTACGATCCGGCCGAGCGCAAGAAGCGTTACGACGCGGCGCAGAAGATCCTGCAGGACGAGCTGCCGATCGTCTATCTCTACAACCAGACGGTGTTCTTCGCGCTGCGCAAGAATATCGAGGGCTTCGTGATCAACCCGGACGGCATGATCCGGCTGGCGGGGCTGAAGCGCTCGTGA
- a CDS encoding ABC transporter permease, translating into MVTLILRRVLIAIPTLFLVSLFVFALQRALPGDPFLVLAGEERDPEAIARLREIYRMNDPVFVQFFAWLGQVIQGDFGRSLRTGEPVLGLILQKLPVTLQLAVASMLVAVAIGIPIGILAARRKGTVADYSASAVALSGLSIPNFWLGIMLILLVSVHLKWLPASGYESIFVDPKAAIERLIMPAFVLGNGLAAFLMRHTRSAMLEVLRSDYVRTARAKGLDEDTVVHRHALRNALVPIITLTTLLFGELLAGAVLTEQVFTIPGFGKLIVDAVFNRDYGVVQGVVLCTAIGFILMNLLADILYILVNPRLRAA; encoded by the coding sequence ATGGTCACGCTCATCCTCCGGCGGGTCCTGATCGCGATCCCGACGCTGTTCCTGGTGTCGCTCTTCGTCTTCGCCCTGCAGCGCGCGCTGCCGGGCGATCCCTTCCTCGTCCTCGCTGGCGAGGAGCGCGATCCCGAGGCGATCGCCCGGCTGCGCGAAATCTACCGGATGAACGATCCGGTCTTCGTGCAGTTCTTTGCCTGGCTCGGACAGGTGATACAGGGGGATTTCGGCCGGTCGCTACGCACCGGCGAGCCGGTTCTGGGGCTCATCCTGCAGAAACTGCCGGTGACGCTCCAGCTCGCCGTCGCCTCGATGCTGGTCGCGGTCGCGATCGGCATCCCCATCGGCATCCTGGCGGCGCGACGCAAGGGCACGGTGGCCGACTATTCGGCCAGCGCGGTCGCGCTCTCCGGCCTGTCGATCCCGAACTTCTGGCTCGGCATCATGCTGATCCTGCTGGTCTCGGTGCATCTCAAATGGCTGCCCGCCTCGGGCTACGAATCGATTTTCGTCGATCCCAAGGCCGCGATCGAGCGCCTGATCATGCCGGCCTTCGTGCTCGGAAACGGGCTTGCCGCCTTTCTGATGCGCCATACCCGCTCGGCCATGCTGGAGGTGCTGCGCTCCGACTATGTCCGCACCGCCCGGGCCAAGGGGCTGGACGAGGACACCGTCGTGCACCGCCATGCCCTGCGCAACGCGCTGGTGCCGATCATCACGCTGACGACACTCCTCTTCGGCGAATTGCTGGCCGGCGCGGTGCTGACAGAGCAGGTCTTCACAATCCCCGGCTTCGGCAAGCTCATCGTCGATGCCGTGTTCAACCGCGACTACGGCGTGGTGCAGGGTGTGGTGCTGTGTACCGCGATCGGCTTCATCCTGATGAACCTGCTGGCCGACATCCTCTACATCCTCGTCAACCCGCGGTTGAGGGCGGCCTGA
- a CDS encoding ABC transporter permease — protein MTTRPGVLARLLRNPSALIGGGLVLLFVLMAVLAPILPLADPFKSNFLAIRKPPSELYWFGTDELGRDQVSRLFFGAQASLLAGIVSVLIAVAIGLPFGLLAGWYGGWVDIVISRITEALLACPFLILAIAFAAVLGPSLTNAMIAIGLSAVPIFIRLVRGQVMSVKVEDFVEGARAVGARDLRLMFRHVLPNTLSPIIVQSTLFMARAIILEAALSFLGLGQQPPAPSWGQMLNVAKNFMEQAPWMSVAPGICIFLAVLGFNLLGDGLRDALDPRET, from the coding sequence ATGACGACGCGGCCCGGCGTGCTGGCCCGCCTGCTGCGCAACCCCTCGGCACTGATCGGCGGGGGGCTCGTGCTGCTCTTCGTGCTGATGGCGGTGCTGGCACCGATCCTGCCGCTGGCGGACCCGTTCAAGTCGAATTTCCTGGCCATCCGCAAGCCGCCTTCGGAGCTCTACTGGTTCGGCACCGACGAGCTCGGACGCGACCAGGTCTCGCGGCTGTTCTTCGGCGCGCAGGCCTCGCTGCTCGCCGGAATCGTGTCGGTGCTGATTGCGGTCGCCATCGGCCTGCCCTTCGGGCTGCTGGCCGGCTGGTATGGCGGCTGGGTCGACATCGTGATCTCGCGGATCACCGAGGCCCTGCTCGCCTGCCCCTTCCTGATCCTCGCCATCGCCTTCGCGGCAGTGCTCGGCCCGTCGTTGACCAATGCGATGATCGCGATCGGCCTCTCGGCCGTGCCGATCTTCATCCGGCTGGTGCGGGGCCAGGTGATGAGCGTCAAGGTCGAGGATTTCGTCGAAGGTGCGCGGGCGGTCGGGGCGCGGGACCTGCGTTTGATGTTCCGACATGTGCTGCCGAACACGCTCTCGCCGATCATCGTGCAGTCGACATTGTTCATGGCGCGGGCGATCATCCTGGAAGCCGCCCTGTCCTTCCTCGGGCTGGGCCAGCAGCCGCCGGCGCCGTCCTGGGGCCAGATGCTCAACGTCGCCAAGAACTTCATGGAGCAGGCACCCTGGATGTCGGTGGCGCCGGGCATCTGCATCTTCCTGGCCGTGCTCGGTTTCAACCTGCTGGGCGACGGCTTGCGCGATGCGCTCGATCCCAGGGAGACTTAG
- a CDS encoding gamma-glutamyltransferase family protein translates to MFTTRPEILGTFGVVTSTHWLATASGMAMLEKGGNAFDACAAAALVLQVVEPHLVGPAGDMPAVFYSTETKKVEVLCAQGSAPQAATIAAYKALGLDMIPGSGLLATVVPGAFGGWMTLLRDHGRLKLRDVLEPAIGYFENGHPMLPRVSDSIRELTDLFTHEWPTSGAVYLPGGNVPEARKLFANKAAAATYKRILSEAEAAGSDRQEQIQAAYDAWYKGFVAEAMDRFCRATEVMDSSGRRNKGLLTADDMARWQPTYETPASATYHDWEVFKIGPWGQGPVFLQTLKILEGIDLAGMGPASPEFVHHVVEAMKLAFADREAYYGDPDFVKVPLATLLSEDYAAGRRNLIGERASLELRPGVVPGFEDQVAHALRALGDIAQPGSTSAAVGEPTMASMVAAGRKGDTVHIDVIDKWGNMIAATPSGGWLQSSPVIPELGFPLNSRAQMFWLEEGLPSSLAPGKRPRTTLTPSLAFERGQPRLAFGTPGGDQQEQWQLGLFLRRVHHGLNLQEAIDLPLFHTQHFPSSFYPRASRPGHMMIEESIGAAALAELARRGHVIEKAPAWTVGRLTAAERSSDGLLRAAATPRLMQAYAAGR, encoded by the coding sequence ATGTTCACCACCCGCCCCGAAATCCTCGGCACCTTCGGCGTCGTCACCTCGACCCACTGGCTCGCCACCGCCTCCGGCATGGCGATGCTGGAAAAGGGCGGCAACGCCTTCGACGCCTGCGCCGCCGCCGCCCTCGTGCTGCAGGTGGTGGAGCCGCATCTCGTCGGCCCGGCCGGCGACATGCCGGCGGTGTTTTATTCCACCGAGACGAAGAAGGTCGAAGTGCTCTGCGCCCAGGGCAGCGCCCCGCAGGCCGCGACCATCGCCGCCTACAAGGCACTCGGCCTCGACATGATTCCGGGCTCGGGCCTGCTGGCGACCGTGGTGCCGGGCGCTTTCGGTGGCTGGATGACGCTGCTGCGCGATCATGGCCGCCTCAAGCTTCGCGATGTTCTGGAGCCGGCGATCGGCTATTTCGAGAACGGCCACCCGATGCTGCCGCGCGTCTCCGATTCGATCCGGGAGCTGACCGACCTCTTCACCCATGAATGGCCGACTTCGGGCGCAGTCTATCTGCCGGGCGGCAACGTGCCGGAAGCGCGCAAGCTCTTTGCCAACAAGGCGGCGGCGGCCACCTACAAGCGCATCCTCTCCGAGGCGGAAGCCGCCGGCTCGGACCGGCAGGAGCAGATCCAGGCCGCTTACGACGCCTGGTACAAGGGCTTCGTCGCGGAGGCGATGGACCGGTTCTGCCGCGCCACCGAGGTCATGGATTCCTCGGGCCGGCGCAACAAGGGCCTGCTCACTGCCGACGACATGGCGCGCTGGCAACCCACCTATGAGACACCGGCCTCGGCGACCTATCACGACTGGGAGGTCTTCAAGATCGGCCCCTGGGGCCAGGGCCCGGTCTTCCTGCAGACGCTGAAGATCCTCGAAGGCATCGACCTTGCCGGAATGGGCCCGGCAAGCCCGGAGTTCGTGCACCATGTCGTCGAGGCGATGAAGCTCGCCTTCGCCGACCGCGAGGCCTATTACGGCGACCCGGACTTCGTGAAGGTGCCGCTCGCCACGCTGCTTTCCGAGGACTATGCCGCCGGGCGGCGCAACCTGATCGGCGAGCGCGCCTCGCTGGAGCTGCGTCCCGGCGTCGTGCCCGGCTTCGAGGACCAGGTCGCGCATGCATTGAGGGCGCTCGGCGACATTGCCCAGCCGGGCTCGACCAGCGCCGCCGTCGGTGAGCCGACCATGGCCTCGATGGTCGCTGCCGGGCGCAAGGGCGACACCGTCCATATCGACGTCATCGACAAGTGGGGCAACATGATCGCGGCGACGCCTTCGGGCGGCTGGCTGCAATCCTCGCCCGTCATCCCGGAACTCGGCTTCCCGCTCAACTCGCGGGCGCAGATGTTCTGGCTGGAGGAAGGCTTGCCGTCCTCGCTCGCGCCCGGCAAACGGCCGCGCACGACGCTGACGCCGTCGCTCGCCTTCGAGCGGGGCCAGCCGCGCCTCGCCTTCGGCACGCCGGGCGGCGACCAGCAGGAGCAGTGGCAACTCGGCCTGTTCCTGCGCCGGGTCCATCACGGGCTCAACCTGCAGGAGGCGATCGACCTGCCGCTGTTCCACACCCAGCACTTCCCCTCCTCCTTCTACCCGCGCGCCTCGCGGCCGGGCCACATGATGATCGAGGAGAGCATCGGCGCCGCCGCCCTGGCGGAGTTGGCGCGGCGCGGCCATGTCATCGAGAAGGCCCCGGCCTGGACCGTCGGGCGGCTCACCGCGGCGGAACGCAGCAGCGACGGGCTCTTGCGCGCCGCCGCGACGCCGCGTCTGATGCAGGCCTATGCCGCCGGCCGCTAA
- a CDS encoding DUF1028 domain-containing protein, producing the protein MTWSIVARDAATGAYGVAVSTCAFAVGARVPYGGGRTGAIATQAFVNPLYGIDGLRLLQEGRSAVEIVATLTAADEGRAHRQLHVIDRDGKIAAHTGAACIDWCGAVDGPQVSVAGNMLAGPEVVQETLKAYIAASALDFDERLLVALEAGEKAGGDKRGKQSAAIRIWSSEPMPSLDIRVDDHADPLKELRRLWRVAHQRSVPFQQASPSRSRPAGVTDRAELDRLCTEYAANWNARHPE; encoded by the coding sequence ATGACCTGGTCCATCGTCGCCCGTGACGCCGCGACTGGCGCCTATGGCGTCGCCGTCTCGACCTGCGCCTTCGCCGTCGGCGCGCGCGTGCCTTATGGCGGCGGGCGCACCGGCGCCATCGCAACCCAGGCCTTCGTCAACCCGCTCTACGGGATCGACGGCCTACGCCTCCTGCAGGAAGGGCGTTCCGCCGTCGAGATCGTCGCGACCCTGACCGCCGCCGATGAAGGCCGCGCCCACCGGCAGCTCCACGTCATCGACCGCGACGGCAAGATCGCCGCCCATACGGGCGCGGCCTGCATCGACTGGTGCGGGGCGGTGGACGGCCCGCAGGTCTCGGTCGCCGGGAACATGCTGGCAGGGCCCGAGGTCGTGCAGGAAACGCTCAAGGCCTATATCGCCGCCTCGGCACTCGATTTCGACGAGCGCCTGCTGGTCGCGCTCGAGGCCGGCGAGAAGGCTGGCGGCGACAAGCGCGGCAAGCAATCCGCCGCGATCCGGATCTGGAGCAGCGAGCCGATGCCGAGCCTCGACATCCGCGTCGACGATCATGCCGATCCACTCAAGGAGCTGCGCCGTCTCTGGCGCGTCGCGCATCAGCGCTCGGTGCCATTCCAGCAGGCCTCGCCGTCGCGCAGCCGCCCCGCCGGCGTCACCGACCGGGCCGAGCTCGACCGGCTCTGCACGGAATACGCCGCGAACTGGAACGCGCGGCATCCGGAGTGA
- a CDS encoding D-TA family PLP-dependent enzyme: protein MSVTATTSASLNQPAATSLAAEIARIYGTPAVVIDLDKVDANIARLQATCDAAGLANRPHIKTHKSPVLARLQIEAGARGITCQKLGEAEVMADGGIDDIMISYNILGEEKLGRLGALQRRVRMIVAADNPVTISGLPRAGEIAGRDLEVVIECDTGRKRAGVETPGEAVELAKMVAASPGLRFAGFLMYPPEDGWERTQVFLDTANAGLHDAGLKADIVSTGGSPNLPHIGKLKGSTEHRSGTSIFNDRMQMAAGVATLDDCALNVYATVVSRAAPERGILDSGSKTLTSDKGNLDGHGLILEYPQARIAQFAEEHGFLDLSGTNERPVVGEVVRIVPNHVCVVVNMVDRLITVRGDKLIGELPVAARGKLS from the coding sequence ATGAGCGTGACCGCTACCACCTCCGCGTCGCTCAACCAGCCGGCCGCGACCTCGCTCGCCGCCGAGATCGCCCGTATCTACGGCACGCCGGCGGTGGTGATCGATCTCGACAAGGTCGATGCCAACATCGCCCGTCTCCAGGCGACCTGCGACGCAGCCGGCCTCGCCAACCGCCCGCATATCAAGACGCATAAGTCGCCGGTGCTGGCCCGCCTCCAGATCGAGGCCGGCGCGCGCGGCATCACCTGCCAGAAGCTCGGCGAAGCCGAGGTCATGGCCGATGGCGGCATCGACGACATCATGATCAGCTACAACATCCTCGGCGAGGAAAAGCTGGGCCGCCTCGGCGCACTCCAGCGTCGCGTCCGGATGATCGTCGCCGCCGACAATCCCGTCACGATCTCCGGACTGCCCCGCGCCGGCGAGATTGCAGGCCGTGATCTTGAGGTGGTGATCGAATGCGATACCGGGCGCAAGCGCGCCGGCGTCGAGACGCCCGGCGAGGCGGTCGAGCTTGCGAAGATGGTTGCCGCTTCGCCCGGCCTGCGCTTCGCCGGCTTCCTGATGTACCCGCCGGAGGATGGCTGGGAGCGGACACAGGTGTTCCTCGACACCGCCAATGCCGGCCTGCACGATGCCGGTCTCAAGGCCGATATCGTCTCCACCGGCGGCTCTCCCAATCTCCCCCATATCGGCAAGCTGAAGGGCTCGACCGAGCACCGCTCCGGCACCTCGATCTTCAATGATCGCATGCAGATGGCGGCCGGTGTCGCCACGCTCGATGATTGCGCGCTCAATGTCTACGCCACCGTGGTGAGCCGGGCGGCGCCCGAGCGGGGCATCCTCGATTCCGGCTCCAAGACGCTGACCAGTGACAAGGGCAATCTCGACGGCCACGGGCTGATCCTCGAATACCCGCAGGCGCGGATCGCGCAGTTCGCCGAGGAGCACGGCTTCCTCGACCTGTCGGGCACGAACGAGCGACCGGTGGTGGGCGAGGTGGTTCGCATCGTGCCGAACCATGTCTGCGTCGTCGTCAACATGGTCGACCGGCTCATCACCGTGCGCGGCGACAAGCTCATCGGCGAATTGCCGGTCGCGGCGCGCGGCAAACTGTCCTGA
- a CDS encoding RidA family protein produces the protein MSADDKLKELGLTLPEVPSPVATYVSFKQVGDMIYLSGQGPKRADGTYPTGKVGADVTIEQAYEHAKQTGLGLLAAMKKAAGSLDKIEIVKLLGMVNAAPDFSDHPKVINGCSDLFVAVLGDRGRHARSAVGMGSLPNRMTVEIEVIVKVLP, from the coding sequence ATGAGTGCCGATGACAAGCTGAAGGAACTGGGGTTGACCTTGCCGGAGGTGCCGAGCCCGGTCGCGACCTATGTCAGCTTCAAGCAAGTCGGTGACATGATCTATCTCTCGGGGCAGGGGCCCAAGCGCGCCGACGGCACCTATCCGACCGGTAAGGTCGGCGCCGACGTCACCATCGAGCAGGCTTATGAGCACGCGAAGCAGACCGGCCTCGGCCTGCTCGCCGCGATGAAGAAGGCTGCCGGCTCGCTCGACAAGATCGAGATCGTCAAGCTGCTCGGCATGGTCAATGCCGCGCCGGACTTCTCCGATCATCCCAAGGTCATCAACGGCTGCTCAGACCTCTTCGTCGCCGTGCTGGGGGATCGCGGTCGCCATGCCCGCTCGGCTGTCGGCATGGGCTCGCTGCCGAACCGTATGACCGTCGAGATCGAGGTGATCGTGAAGGTGCTGCCATGA
- a CDS encoding GNAT family N-acetyltransferase: MTREMAWRRMAPADLPAVMEIAAVVHPDYPEDEAVFAERLRLAPAGCHVLADLAGALLGYLVSHPWPAGAVPALNSLLGAIPPGTVNWYIHDLALLPQGRGTGSAGHIIAWIAGEAVRRGCSSLALVAVNDSTGFWQRQGFHAVHDPALDRKLASYDDAARYMRRDLQG, translated from the coding sequence ATGACGCGTGAAATGGCCTGGCGCCGGATGGCGCCGGCCGATCTTCCGGCCGTGATGGAGATCGCGGCCGTCGTGCATCCCGACTACCCGGAAGACGAGGCCGTCTTCGCCGAAAGGCTGCGCCTCGCGCCAGCCGGCTGCCATGTGCTGGCAGATCTGGCGGGCGCGCTGCTCGGCTATCTCGTCAGCCATCCCTGGCCGGCGGGAGCGGTCCCGGCCCTGAATTCGCTGCTCGGCGCCATCCCGCCCGGCACCGTGAACTGGTACATCCATGACCTCGCGCTGCTGCCGCAGGGCAGGGGCACAGGTTCAGCCGGGCACATCATTGCCTGGATTGCCGGCGAGGCTGTGCGGAGAGGTTGTTCCAGCCTGGCGCTGGTTGCGGTCAACGATTCGACCGGCTTCTGGCAGCGGCAGGGTTTTCACGCGGTGCATGACCCCGCGCTTGATCGCAAGCTCGCAAGCTACGACGATGCCGCCCGCTACATGCGCCGTGATTTGCAAGGTTGA